A single genomic interval of Babylonia areolata isolate BAREFJ2019XMU chromosome 26, ASM4173473v1, whole genome shotgun sequence harbors:
- the LOC143300744 gene encoding uncharacterized protein LOC143300744 isoform X2 encodes MVKMLSGLSSLFFGNGGTDDAAVDQTLASQSMPLDTVSADNGWVLVDVADSEGKFETGFQSFEESVNHLEAHRPDRKTEHEEQVENQPSRGSMGNAVQQRNAHRAPQVVRGNSLEIQQIKLTRSMQRQQSLGKTKQLTRRHLEISNKTRMVKSCGQKPTSAGRRVLRPSGQMNGRRSQRNF; translated from the exons GTTAAGATGCTGAGTGGCTTGAGCAGTCTTTTCTTCGGGAACGGAgggacagacgatgcagcagttGATCAGACCCTTGCCAGCCAGTCTATGCCTTTGGACACTGTGAGCGCTGATAATGGATGGGTGCTGGTGGATGTAGCAG aCAGTGAGGGCAAATTTGAAACGGGCTTCCAGTCATTTGAAGAGTCTGTCAACCACCTTGAGGCACACCGtcctgacaggaagacagagcaTGAAGAGCAAGTGGAAAATCAACCGAGTAGGGGATCTATGGGAAATGCTGTGCAGCAACGAAATGCTCATCGAGCACCACAAGTTGTGAGAGGCAATTCACTGGAGATACAGCAGATTAAACTGACTCGTTCCATGCAGCGACAGCAAAGTTTGGGCAAGACCAAACAGCTTACCCGAAGGCACTTGGAAATCAGCAACAAGACACGTATGGTCAAGAGCTGTGGTCAAAAACCCACCTCAGCAGGTCGCCGTGTTTTGCGACCATCTGGACAGATGAATGGCCGTCGATCCCAGCGTAACTTCTGA
- the LOC143300744 gene encoding uncharacterized protein LOC143300744 isoform X3: protein MLSGLSSLFFGNGGTDDAAVDQTLASQSMPLDTVSADNGWVLVDVADSEGKFETGFQSFEESVNHLEAHRPDRKTEHEEQVENQPSRGSMGNAVQQRNAHRAPQVVRGNSLEIQQIKLTRSMQRQQSLGKTKQLTRRHLEISNKTRMVKSCGQKPTSAGRRVLRPSGQMNGRRSQRNF, encoded by the exons ATGCTGAGTGGCTTGAGCAGTCTTTTCTTCGGGAACGGAgggacagacgatgcagcagttGATCAGACCCTTGCCAGCCAGTCTATGCCTTTGGACACTGTGAGCGCTGATAATGGATGGGTGCTGGTGGATGTAGCAG aCAGTGAGGGCAAATTTGAAACGGGCTTCCAGTCATTTGAAGAGTCTGTCAACCACCTTGAGGCACACCGtcctgacaggaagacagagcaTGAAGAGCAAGTGGAAAATCAACCGAGTAGGGGATCTATGGGAAATGCTGTGCAGCAACGAAATGCTCATCGAGCACCACAAGTTGTGAGAGGCAATTCACTGGAGATACAGCAGATTAAACTGACTCGTTCCATGCAGCGACAGCAAAGTTTGGGCAAGACCAAACAGCTTACCCGAAGGCACTTGGAAATCAGCAACAAGACACGTATGGTCAAGAGCTGTGGTCAAAAACCCACCTCAGCAGGTCGCCGTGTTTTGCGACCATCTGGACAGATGAATGGCCGTCGATCCCAGCGTAACTTCTGA
- the LOC143300476 gene encoding uncharacterized protein LOC143300476, translated as MGVKDGFMGASMFMKVAFILLVVANLFSWIAFTTTSWGYTDNSSVNKPGWGLWRYCRDDGSACSLLDGTRMDWFASFQAFGIFGFVGLSVALLLVILFMFVGSCSGNGEVKMASLILCFVGGVCWLIAVIIFGAEFEDKGDNEFGFSFALAIIGLICAIVAGVLLIVDGKGGGGTSPA; from the exons ATGGGCGTGAAGGACGGTTTCATGGGCGCCTCCATGTTCATGAAGGTGGCTTTCATCCTCCTTGTGGTAGCCAACCTCTTCAGCTGGATCGCCTTCACCACCACGTCCTGGGGCTACACAGACAACAGCTCAGTAAACAAACCAGGCTGGGGTCTGTGGAGATATTGTAGAGACGATGGAAGCGCTTGCAGTTTGCTGGACGGAACAAGAATGG aCTGGTTTGCTAGCTTCCAAGCGTTCGGCATCTTCGGCTTTGTGGGGCTGAGTGTGGCCCTTCTGCTGGTCATCCTCTTCATGTTTGTCGGCTCCTGCAGTGGCAACGGAGAGGTCAAGATGGCTTCCTTGATTCTCTGTTTCGTAGGAG GTGTCTGCTGGCTGATCGCTGTTATCATCTTCGGTGCTGAATTTGAAGACAAAGGTGATAACGAGTTCGGCTTCTCATTTGCACTGGCCATCATTGGTTTAATTTGTGCCATTGTTGCTGGTGTTCTCCTCATCGTTGACGGAAAGGGCGGTGGGGGTACCTCTCCTGCATAG